One Pantoea eucalypti genomic region harbors:
- a CDS encoding Ig-like domain-containing protein, whose translation MSTRDTFRSVRLESIFQTAVSDFAVTDSTLPAIVPLPLQSLSLPVAAQSLNLPISTFSTESLHSSPVNDNTLSTVKSSSPPALRPYEPIAMDGVIASWEAHKPVHLRGRAEGEAGSTVTLTFNDQSWHSTVNKWGYWNASMPAEALKGVPDGNHSLQLTLTNKAGHSTTTDVDFGLYADRTIKPTLTVDTVSGDNAVSIAESIYGVEISGSATHLPVGSVLKLTLGTQTTTAHMESDGKWYGSFAESDLTALPDGVYSLNVTATDPNGKTATDSHDLTLITHQSSLPQITFDKITADDVINLAESQQDLLLSGMLTTVMPGHQLVISGANGKDYNATLGQEGHWQVIIPAAEVNAFISAGEIRAWSIDGAKNYTDVTHELNIHTDLQQVYTEMDIGGDMILNYQEAQHDLSFYIEGCRTLEINGITYQPDAKGMVTMTSSELMALPDGPVTATFHRQDDYGNSDTQSWDTLFTVAVHQRPTLTLDIAFGDNKIDAADVNSWHLIQGSSSNLQPGSQVELTLGDQHYSASVKADGGWSLTILAGQLAPLDEGEYPMTVSAKDSAGNIATASQTVQVASHTETASLIEGQTLDHLLETVSQTQQAETGHVAQASVAVLPQESHLFSDVPYTLADHLLQHPAAQSIV comes from the coding sequence ATGTCAACACGTGATACGTTTCGTTCTGTCCGGCTTGAATCCATTTTCCAGACGGCAGTCAGCGACTTTGCCGTTACCGACAGCACGCTGCCAGCCATCGTGCCACTTCCCCTGCAAAGCCTGAGCCTTCCGGTGGCTGCGCAAAGCCTGAACCTGCCAATCAGCACTTTCTCCACGGAATCGCTGCATAGCAGCCCGGTTAATGACAACACGCTGTCCACGGTGAAGAGTTCATCTCCCCCGGCACTACGGCCTTACGAACCCATCGCCATGGACGGCGTTATCGCCAGCTGGGAAGCGCATAAGCCAGTACATCTGCGGGGGCGTGCTGAAGGTGAAGCGGGTTCAACAGTGACACTGACTTTTAACGACCAGAGCTGGCACAGTACGGTCAATAAGTGGGGCTACTGGAACGCCTCTATGCCCGCTGAGGCGCTAAAAGGGGTGCCGGATGGCAATCACAGCCTGCAATTGACCCTCACCAATAAAGCGGGCCACAGTACCACTACCGACGTCGATTTTGGTCTCTATGCTGATCGCACCATCAAACCGACACTGACCGTGGATACGGTCAGTGGTGACAACGCGGTGAGTATTGCCGAGAGCATTTATGGTGTTGAGATCAGCGGCAGCGCAACACACCTGCCGGTGGGGTCGGTGCTGAAACTAACGCTGGGCACGCAAACCACCACCGCGCACATGGAAAGTGACGGCAAATGGTACGGTTCTTTTGCTGAAAGTGATTTAACCGCGCTGCCGGATGGCGTTTACAGCCTCAACGTCACGGCGACCGATCCCAACGGAAAAACGGCAACTGACTCTCACGATTTGACGCTGATCACTCATCAGAGCAGCCTGCCACAGATAACCTTCGATAAGATTACTGCGGACGATGTGATTAACCTTGCGGAAAGCCAGCAGGATCTGCTGCTGAGCGGCATGCTGACCACCGTCATGCCGGGCCATCAGCTGGTTATCAGCGGCGCCAACGGAAAAGATTATAACGCCACCCTGGGCCAGGAAGGACACTGGCAGGTGATCATCCCGGCAGCGGAGGTGAACGCCTTTATCAGCGCCGGGGAAATCCGTGCCTGGTCCATTGATGGGGCAAAAAACTACACCGACGTCACCCATGAACTGAATATCCACACGGATTTACAGCAGGTCTACACCGAAATGGATATCGGTGGTGACATGATCCTCAACTATCAGGAAGCGCAGCACGATCTGAGCTTCTATATTGAGGGTTGCAGAACACTGGAAATCAATGGGATAACCTACCAGCCTGACGCAAAAGGCATGGTCACGATGACCTCCAGCGAGCTTATGGCGCTGCCGGATGGTCCGGTCACCGCCACTTTCCATCGCCAGGATGACTATGGCAACAGCGATACCCAAAGCTGGGACACGCTATTTACCGTTGCCGTACATCAGCGGCCAACCCTGACGCTGGACATCGCCTTTGGCGACAACAAAATCGATGCTGCCGATGTGAACAGCTGGCATCTGATTCAGGGCAGTTCCAGCAATCTGCAACCGGGGAGCCAGGTGGAATTAACGCTGGGCGATCAGCATTACAGCGCCAGTGTCAAAGCGGATGGTGGCTGGTCCCTGACCATTCTGGCCGGACAACTGGCTCCACTGGATGAGGGGGAATATCCGATGACGGTCAGCGCCAAAGACAGCGCCGGTAATATCGCGACGGCCAGCCAGACGGTGCAGGTGGCATCGCATACCGAAACGGCGAGCCTGATAGAGGGGCAGACGCTGGATCACCTGCTGGAAACCGTTAGTCAGACTCAGCAGGCAGAGACCGGGCATGTGGCACAGGCATCTGTTGCTGTCCTCCCTCAGGAGAGCCATCTCTTCTCAGATGTGCCTTATACGCTTGCCGATCACCTGTTGCAGCATCCGGCAGCACAGTCGATAGTGTGA
- a CDS encoding TolC family outer membrane protein, with amino-acid sequence MNKAQLTFLLCALSGVSVNAVFSAPLPKAEFNWRAAPTEEQIASLTLRDAILRAFARNPKISEAAAQIHVGEGDLDAARSAWYPQISLQGAAGRSHQTDSAGSLNNNGSGGITLSQLLYDFGRTGSAIDEQHALSEAYRFGLFDSMTTVAEDTLQAYLEVKRYQALADIAHTNIASLQRVRDIAKLRADAGLNSQSDVLQAETRIAAMQATLEQYRAQLRSATAQLTVLTGVVPATLPELPQALLKQQITLDKIAYESSAAVRSAQSKQEAARERVRQAQSGHWPTIKVQAGRTRYENDRQSYWDDEVQLQVEAPLYQGGMVNAKTESAEGDREAAQAAVQQAKLAINQNASTAYADMIGAQQRQAAGEVQLASADHTRNVYADEYRLSKRSLNDLLSVEQDVFQADSSRITALYDGWDATVRYAAAVDNLLDIMGIDRQQSSGDLLPSLQ; translated from the coding sequence ATGAACAAAGCGCAGTTAACTTTTTTATTGTGCGCCCTGAGCGGCGTGTCAGTGAATGCGGTCTTTTCCGCACCCTTACCCAAAGCAGAATTTAACTGGCGCGCAGCGCCGACCGAAGAACAGATTGCCAGCTTAACGCTGCGCGACGCCATTCTCCGGGCCTTCGCCCGTAATCCGAAAATCTCGGAAGCGGCGGCACAGATCCACGTTGGCGAGGGCGATCTTGATGCCGCCCGCAGCGCCTGGTATCCGCAAATCTCACTACAGGGTGCGGCGGGCCGCTCCCATCAGACTGACTCCGCCGGGAGCCTCAACAACAATGGCTCCGGCGGTATCACGCTTAGCCAGCTGCTCTACGACTTTGGGCGTACCGGCAGCGCCATCGATGAACAGCATGCACTGTCAGAGGCTTATCGCTTCGGCCTGTTCGACTCCATGACCACCGTGGCGGAAGATACGCTGCAGGCCTACCTCGAAGTCAAACGCTACCAGGCGCTGGCAGACATCGCGCACACTAATATCGCTTCACTGCAGCGGGTGCGGGATATCGCGAAACTGCGCGCCGATGCGGGGCTCAACTCACAGTCAGACGTGCTGCAGGCGGAAACCCGCATCGCCGCAATGCAGGCCACGCTTGAGCAGTATCGCGCCCAGCTGCGCTCCGCTACCGCCCAACTCACTGTACTGACCGGTGTGGTGCCCGCCACACTGCCAGAACTGCCCCAGGCACTCCTGAAACAGCAGATCACCCTCGACAAAATTGCCTATGAAAGCAGCGCGGCGGTGCGCAGCGCACAGTCTAAACAGGAGGCCGCCCGTGAACGGGTACGCCAGGCACAGTCCGGTCACTGGCCAACCATCAAAGTGCAGGCGGGCCGGACCCGCTATGAAAACGATCGCCAGTCTTACTGGGATGATGAAGTGCAGCTGCAGGTGGAAGCGCCGCTCTATCAGGGTGGCATGGTCAATGCCAAAACTGAATCAGCGGAGGGCGACCGTGAGGCAGCGCAGGCTGCAGTGCAGCAAGCCAAACTCGCCATTAATCAGAACGCCTCAACCGCCTATGCCGACATGATTGGCGCGCAGCAACGGCAGGCTGCCGGGGAAGTGCAGCTGGCCAGCGCCGACCATACCCGCAATGTTTATGCCGATGAATATCGTCTGAGCAAGCGCAGCCTGAACGATCTGCTGAGTGTAGAACAGGATGTGTTTCAGGCTGACAGCTCACGTATCACCGCGCTCTACGATGGCTGGGACGCCACCGTACGCTATGCCGCCGCAGTAGACAATCTGCTCGATATCATGGGTATCGATCGCCAGCAAAGCAGCGGCGATCTCCTTCCTTCGCTGCAATAG
- a CDS encoding type I secretion system permease/ATPase, with amino-acid sequence MSTLTLNTDNWIAAMLRVAARFGKPADGKTLRQQMRWFEHLPVSQQLERLSGLLGLHLTMVPQNKLRWRQEITPVVLVLENASVAVLENIDADGSARYWLSEGGDVVRESALSELLTRAQGDVGVIGVAARGRDARIDEFIQPYEPHWFWKNFRGMGRRITEISLASVIGNVLALAGILFSMQVYDRVIPAQSQSTLWVLFVGVLIAAAIEYLIRLMRTQVSDLMGKRIDLKVSAMLFARAMSIRNEARPKSTGSFISQLREIDQVRELLTSTTVGAAADLPFVILFLFIMSFIGGWLVLIPLAAIPLIVIPGLLVQIPMARLAKEGLREGALRNAVLVETIEGIEDIKALQAEPYFQRQWEQTHEVSAAISNQQRLWGARLTGWASTVQQLTYAGMLVFGVYLVLDSHITTGTLVACSLLSSRTIAPLMQLTMVFSRWQHAKMAMKGLDELLKKPLDQPEAATLAHCPTLTGQYDLRNVHYSYDEENEKNVLNVQQLQIKPGEKIAILGKVGAGKSTLLKILAGQAQASQGKVIVDGVDIERIDPTDLRRQLGWLSHDSRLFFGTLRQNLMLGNPHASEQEMLQALRISGALSLIQQDAASLDRIINEGGRGLSGGQRQMVMLSRLILRQPQVVLLDEPTAAMDEQLEEHVIRQLQGWISGRTLVLVTHRPALLKMVDRIVVMDNGRIVADGPRDEILRRATAPATAGKGDVA; translated from the coding sequence ATGAGTACGTTAACCCTGAACACCGATAACTGGATTGCCGCCATGCTGCGCGTCGCCGCGCGATTCGGTAAGCCTGCCGATGGCAAAACCCTGCGTCAGCAGATGCGCTGGTTTGAACATCTGCCGGTGTCACAGCAGCTGGAGCGGCTCTCCGGCCTGCTGGGACTGCATCTGACCATGGTGCCGCAGAACAAACTGCGCTGGCGTCAGGAGATCACGCCGGTGGTGCTGGTGCTGGAAAATGCCAGCGTAGCGGTGCTGGAGAATATCGATGCGGACGGCAGCGCGCGTTACTGGCTCAGTGAAGGCGGCGATGTGGTGCGTGAAAGCGCCTTATCGGAGCTGCTGACACGTGCTCAGGGCGATGTTGGCGTGATTGGGGTGGCGGCGCGTGGCCGTGATGCGCGCATCGACGAATTCATTCAGCCTTATGAGCCACACTGGTTCTGGAAAAACTTTCGCGGCATGGGGCGTCGTATCACCGAGATCTCACTGGCGTCGGTGATCGGTAATGTGCTGGCACTGGCCGGAATTCTCTTTTCGATGCAGGTCTACGATCGGGTGATTCCGGCGCAGTCACAGTCCACGCTGTGGGTGCTGTTTGTCGGGGTACTGATTGCTGCGGCTATTGAATATCTTATCCGGCTGATGCGAACCCAGGTCTCAGATTTAATGGGTAAACGCATCGACCTGAAAGTTTCCGCCATGCTGTTTGCCCGGGCGATGAGCATCCGTAATGAGGCGCGGCCGAAATCGACCGGCTCATTTATCTCGCAACTGCGTGAGATCGACCAGGTGCGCGAGTTGCTGACCTCGACCACGGTTGGTGCCGCGGCCGATCTGCCGTTTGTTATCCTGTTCCTGTTCATCATGTCGTTTATAGGCGGCTGGCTGGTGCTGATTCCGCTGGCGGCGATCCCGCTGATCGTCATTCCGGGTCTGCTGGTTCAGATTCCCATGGCGCGGCTGGCTAAAGAGGGGCTGCGTGAGGGCGCGCTGCGTAATGCCGTGCTGGTGGAGACCATTGAAGGCATTGAGGATATCAAGGCGCTTCAGGCCGAACCCTATTTCCAGCGTCAGTGGGAGCAGACGCATGAAGTCAGCGCCGCGATCAGCAATCAGCAGCGATTGTGGGGCGCGCGCCTTACCGGCTGGGCATCGACGGTGCAGCAGCTCACCTATGCAGGGATGCTGGTGTTTGGGGTTTACCTGGTGCTCGATTCACACATCACCACCGGTACGCTGGTCGCCTGTAGCCTGCTCTCATCCCGCACTATCGCTCCACTGATGCAGCTGACCATGGTCTTCTCACGCTGGCAGCACGCCAAAATGGCGATGAAAGGGCTGGATGAGTTGCTGAAAAAGCCGCTCGATCAACCTGAAGCCGCCACGCTGGCGCACTGTCCGACGCTCACCGGCCAGTACGATCTGCGCAATGTGCATTACAGCTATGACGAAGAGAATGAAAAAAATGTGCTCAACGTGCAGCAGCTGCAGATCAAGCCCGGCGAGAAGATTGCCATTCTGGGTAAGGTCGGGGCAGGGAAGTCGACCTTGCTGAAGATTCTTGCCGGTCAGGCACAGGCCAGTCAGGGCAAGGTGATTGTTGATGGTGTCGATATTGAGCGTATCGATCCCACTGATTTACGCCGTCAGCTCGGGTGGCTGTCGCATGACTCCCGCCTCTTCTTTGGCACGCTGCGGCAGAACCTGATGCTGGGCAATCCCCATGCCAGCGAACAGGAGATGCTGCAGGCGCTGCGTATCAGCGGCGCACTGTCGCTGATCCAGCAGGACGCCGCCAGCCTGGATCGTATTATCAATGAAGGCGGTCGCGGGCTCTCTGGCGGGCAACGTCAGATGGTGATGCTGAGCCGATTGATCCTGCGTCAGCCGCAGGTGGTGCTGCTGGATGAACCCACTGCGGCAATGGATGAACAGCTGGAGGAGCATGTGATTCGTCAGCTGCAGGGCTGGATCAGCGGCCGGACGCTGGTGCTGGTGACGCACCGTCCGGCACTGCTGAAAATGGTCGATCGTATTGTGGTGATGGATAACGGGCGCATTGTCGCTGATGGTCCGCGCGACGAGATCCTGCGCCGCGCGACTGCACCTGCTACGGCAGGTAAAGGAGATGTGGCATGA
- a CDS encoding HlyD family efflux transporter periplasmic adaptor subunit, producing MSLVIVDKDLARHERRTSAIIWLCTAALAIFLIWAHFAILDEVTVGTGKVTPSSRAQVIDSLDGGIVKQLNVHEGDIVEKGQVLATLDPTRFQSNFGEAQAKVRTLRASSERLEAELSGTPLKFSAETLKEPNLVTRERQLYESRRRNLTETISNLQQSLKLVQDELRLTEPLVAKGAAGQVEVIRLRRQVSDLRGKIDEARNDYLVRAHEEQVKNNAELDAQLQVAAGKEDQLTRATLYSPVRGIVKDIQVTTVGGVLEPGGKLMEIVPLEDQLLIETRINPRDIAWIRPGLAATVKVTAYDSSIYGDLHGEVETVSPDTLQDEVKRDQYYYRVYVRTQKAELTNRAGRKFPIVPGMVANVEIKTGQKSVMDYLIKPLNKVKESLRER from the coding sequence ATGAGTCTGGTGATTGTTGATAAAGATCTTGCCCGTCATGAGCGCCGGACATCAGCGATTATCTGGCTCTGCACCGCCGCGCTGGCGATATTTCTGATCTGGGCGCACTTTGCCATTCTGGATGAGGTCACAGTGGGCACCGGTAAAGTGACGCCCTCCAGCCGCGCGCAGGTGATCGACAGCCTGGATGGCGGCATCGTCAAACAGCTTAATGTGCATGAAGGTGACATTGTTGAGAAAGGGCAGGTGCTGGCGACCCTCGATCCAACGCGCTTTCAGTCAAATTTCGGTGAAGCGCAGGCTAAAGTGCGCACGCTGCGTGCCTCGTCCGAGCGGCTGGAAGCGGAGCTGTCGGGCACGCCGCTGAAGTTCAGTGCCGAAACGCTGAAGGAGCCGAATCTGGTTACGCGCGAGCGGCAGCTCTATGAGTCGCGACGTCGTAATCTCACTGAAACCATCAGTAACCTGCAGCAGTCGCTGAAACTGGTGCAGGATGAGCTGCGGCTCACCGAACCGCTGGTGGCGAAAGGCGCGGCAGGGCAGGTTGAGGTGATCCGTCTGCGTCGTCAGGTCAGCGATCTACGTGGCAAAATCGACGAAGCGCGCAATGACTATCTGGTGCGCGCTCACGAAGAGCAGGTGAAAAACAATGCGGAACTGGATGCGCAGTTGCAGGTTGCCGCAGGCAAAGAGGATCAGCTGACGCGCGCGACGCTCTACTCGCCGGTGCGCGGCATCGTCAAAGATATTCAGGTCACCACGGTGGGTGGTGTACTGGAACCGGGCGGTAAACTGATGGAAATTGTGCCGCTGGAGGATCAACTGCTGATTGAGACGCGTATCAATCCACGCGATATCGCCTGGATTCGGCCCGGACTGGCCGCCACCGTGAAAGTCACCGCCTATGACTCCTCTATTTATGGCGATCTGCACGGCGAAGTGGAAACGGTGTCGCCAGACACGCTGCAGGATGAGGTGAAACGTGATCAATATTATTATCGTGTCTACGTTCGTACCCAGAAAGCCGAGCTGACCAACCGCGCTGGCCGAAAATTCCCGATTGTGCCCGGAATGGTGGCCAATGTGGAGATTAAAACCGGTCAGAAATCCGTCATGGATTACCTGATTAAACCACTGAATAAAGTCAAAGAATCGCTGCGCGAGCGCTGA